A genomic region of Nostoc sp. UHCC 0702 contains the following coding sequences:
- a CDS encoding DUF3084 domain-containing protein has protein sequence MTTGYILIAAILILGGVIATVGDRIGTRVGKARLSLFNLRPKNTAVLITILTGGLISASTLAILFAADEGLRKGVFELEDIQKDLRNKREQLKTAEAQRSQVETELNQTRKEKTQAQQDLQAINQSLQAANAKQQQTQAQLNRTISQQAQTQARLQGTQSQLSKVVTQYRQAIAELENVDNQRKELQTAVAQLKAERERLYAEANKAIEEAKTAIQKRDRELANRKLAIELRDQRIAQLDQLIQKRNQEIASREQVIAKRESRLKDLEKQQDFLEQEVARLEKYYQSYRDLRLGKLALVRGQVLASAVIRVDQATVARQAVIQLLQEANRNANIELTEPGTSPANVEILRISQEKVEQLIKQINDGREYVVRIFSAGNYVRGEKQIEFFADAARNQLVFSGGQILASTTADPQTMTSYQVRQRLDLLISASQFRARNAGIVESVQIDGTFLRFLSQLSQYNQPLEIKAIAAEDTYTAGPLRVRLVAIINGQVIFST, from the coding sequence ATGACCACCGGGTACATCCTAATAGCAGCAATTTTAATTCTGGGAGGCGTGATTGCCACCGTTGGCGATCGCATCGGTACGCGAGTAGGCAAAGCCCGCCTCTCATTATTCAATCTCCGTCCCAAAAACACGGCTGTATTGATAACTATCTTGACTGGTGGATTAATTTCAGCATCAACCCTAGCGATTTTATTCGCTGCTGATGAAGGATTGCGGAAGGGGGTTTTCGAGTTAGAAGATATTCAAAAAGACCTCAGAAACAAGCGAGAACAACTCAAAACCGCAGAAGCCCAAAGAAGCCAGGTAGAAACGGAACTCAATCAAACAAGAAAAGAAAAAACACAGGCACAGCAAGACTTGCAGGCAATTAATCAGTCATTGCAAGCAGCAAACGCCAAACAACAGCAAACACAAGCCCAACTCAACCGTACCATTAGCCAACAGGCCCAAACTCAAGCTAGACTCCAAGGCACTCAAAGCCAATTGAGTAAAGTGGTAACGCAGTATCGGCAAGCCATAGCTGAACTAGAAAACGTTGATAATCAAAGAAAAGAACTGCAAACAGCAGTTGCACAACTGAAGGCAGAACGCGAAAGATTGTATGCAGAAGCTAACAAAGCGATTGAAGAAGCCAAAACAGCAATTCAAAAACGCGATCGCGAACTTGCCAACCGCAAGCTAGCAATTGAACTGCGCGACCAAAGAATTGCCCAACTCGATCAACTGATTCAAAAGCGCAATCAAGAAATCGCTTCGAGAGAACAAGTAATTGCCAAACGGGAATCTCGCCTCAAAGACTTAGAAAAACAGCAGGATTTTCTAGAACAGGAAGTGGCAAGGCTGGAGAAATATTACCAGTCATACCGGGATTTGCGTTTGGGTAAGCTGGCTTTGGTTCGTGGTCAAGTTCTCGCTTCTGCCGTCATTCGAGTTGACCAAGCAACCGTAGCCCGCCAGGCAGTAATCCAACTTTTACAAGAAGCCAACCGTAATGCCAATATAGAATTAACTGAACCTGGTACAAGTCCTGCAAATGTGGAGATACTGCGTATCAGTCAGGAGAAGGTTGAACAGCTGATCAAGCAGATTAATGATGGTCGAGAATATGTAGTCAGAATTTTCTCTGCTGGCAATTACGTCAGAGGAGAAAAGCAGATCGAATTCTTTGCTGATGCTGCGCGAAATCAACTAGTCTTTTCAGGAGGTCAGATTCTAGCTTCAACCACTGCCGATCCCCAAACCATGACATCTTATCAAGTGCGGCAAAGACTAGATTTGCTGATTTCTGCCTCCCAATTTCGCGCGCGTAATGCCGGAATAGTCGAAAGTGTGCAAATAGACGGCACTTTTTTACGCTTTCTTAGCCAACTGAGCCAGTATAACCAACCATTGGAAATTAAAGCGATCGCGGCAGAGGACACTTATACAGCTGGGCCTTTGAGAGTCAGGCTAGTGGCAATCATCAACGGGCAAGTAATTTTTAGCACTTGA
- a CDS encoding transposase, with the protein MQLVEKHIINKQHKYWKECDYLAFQSKHLYNAANYIQRQYFLETHKYYNSIEIYHQTKNLEAYRYLPTKVSKQIVRRISEAWKGWLTALTDWSKHPDKYLGQPKMPRYKHKELGRNVVIYPLDAISKPALTKGVVQLSQSQIQIPTQAKNINQVRIVPKLNHYIIEVVYTVEEPVKSTGKTSAGIDLGLNNLMAVTSNHPGVKPLLINGRPLKSINQFFNKRVAKAQSIAATRQVKELNSKRDRRIDNYLHTSTRRVIDWCQLNEISQLVIGNNLRWKQDINIGKKNNQEFTKIPHAKLINLLTYKAQLCGIEVVLIEESYTSKASALDGDQLPAYNSKTDESPVFSGKRVKRGLYKTSTGRTINADTNGSLNIARKVIPNFMNGIEGLPFIPVVLGLWTKITNLVV; encoded by the coding sequence ATGCAATTAGTTGAGAAGCACATAATTAACAAACAGCACAAGTATTGGAAAGAATGCGATTATTTAGCTTTCCAGTCTAAACATCTTTACAATGCTGCCAACTACATTCAGCGTCAATATTTCTTGGAAACGCACAAGTATTACAACTCAATTGAGATTTATCATCAAACCAAGAATTTAGAGGCTTACCGTTATTTGCCAACTAAAGTTAGTAAGCAAATTGTCCGGAGGATTTCTGAAGCTTGGAAAGGTTGGTTAACAGCATTAACAGACTGGTCAAAGCATCCTGACAAATATCTTGGGCAACCAAAAATGCCAAGATACAAACATAAAGAACTTGGGAGAAATGTTGTAATCTATCCGCTAGATGCCATATCAAAACCAGCGTTAACGAAAGGTGTTGTTCAGCTTTCTCAGTCTCAGATTCAGATACCAACACAAGCTAAGAACATAAACCAAGTCAGGATTGTACCCAAGCTAAACCATTATATTATTGAAGTGGTTTATACAGTTGAGGAGCCTGTAAAATCTACAGGTAAAACGAGCGCAGGTATAGACCTGGGTTTAAACAATTTAATGGCTGTAACATCCAATCATCCCGGTGTCAAGCCGCTTTTGATAAATGGTAGACCATTAAAAAGTATTAACCAATTCTTCAATAAACGAGTAGCCAAGGCACAATCAATTGCAGCGACTAGACAAGTTAAAGAACTTAATAGCAAGCGAGATAGAAGAATTGATAACTATCTCCATACTAGTACTCGCCGGGTGATTGATTGGTGTCAGTTAAATGAGATTAGTCAATTAGTTATCGGCAATAATCTTCGATGGAAGCAAGATATCAATATTGGCAAAAAGAACAATCAGGAATTTACCAAGATTCCTCACGCAAAATTAATTAACTTGTTAACCTATAAAGCACAACTATGCGGTATTGAAGTAGTTTTAATTGAAGAAAGTTATACCTCAAAAGCTAGTGCTTTAGATGGCGATCAACTACCAGCTTACAACAGCAAAACTGATGAATCGCCTGTGTTTAGTGGTAAACGTGTTAAGCGTGGTCTATACAAAACTTCCACTGGTAGAACAATTAATGCTGATACCAATGGCAGCTTGAATATTGCTCGTAAAGTAATCCCAAACTTTATGAATGGGATAGAGGGATTGCCGTTTATCCCTGTAGTCTTAGGACTTTGGACTAAGATTACAAACTTAGTTGTCTAG